CGCCGCTTCTGGTCTCAGCGGGCGGTGATCTGATCGACCGGCGTGGTTACCAGAGCGCGGACCGGGTTTTAAATGGTGACGGGTCGGTTTTCGCCATGACCCGGGTCCAGAACTGGTTTAATAAAAAATATGTGGACCCCAATATCGATGCGGCCGCCTTTACCTCGGGCCGGGTTGCCCTTTCCTGGTGCGGCCACTGGGAGTACCCCCGCTATCACCAGGCCCTGGGTGATGATCTGGTTCTCCTGCCGCTGCCCGATTTCGGCCACGGCTCCCGCACCTCCATGGGGTCCTGGTGCTGGGCGATCCCGCGGAACGGCCAACACCCGGACAAGGCGGCTGAATTCCTGCAATTTCTCCTCTCAACCCCGGAGGTGCTGGCCATGTGCGCGGCCAACGGCGCAGTACCGGCCACCCGGTCGGCCGTTGCTGCCTCGCCCCTGTACCGGCCGGAGGGGCCCTTGCATCTTTTTGTGCAGCAGTTGGAAAAGTCCGCCGTGCCCCGGCCGCGGACCCCGGCCTACCCAATGCTTACCTCGGCCTTTCAGCAGCTTTTTCAGGATATCCGCCATGGCGGCCCGGTGCGGGAAGCACTTGACCGGGCGGTGGCGATAATCGATCAGGATATTGTTGATAACCAAGGATATCAACCGCAATAGGAGTTCTTAGGGAGAACCGATGGCAACCGGCCGACAGGATCTTGAGAAAAGCGACCACCGCGCGGCTTGGCTGATGGCCGCGCCGGCCCTGCTCGGCCTGTTATTGTTTATTGCCCTGCCTTTTATGATCGCGATTTTTCTGGCTTTTACCCGCTATAGACTGGACTCGCCCCTGGGGCTCGCCTTTGTCGGACTGGAGCAGTTCCAGCGGATTTTCTCCGATTCCGGCTTTATCCGGGCCCTCTGTAACAACACCCTTTTTGCTCTCATCGTGGTGCCCCTGCAGACCGGGGCCGCCTTGATCCTTGCCCTTTTGCTCAACCGGCCGCTCAGGGGCATGACCATGTTCCGCACCCTGTTCTTTCTGCCGGTGGTCTTTCCCATGGCCCTGGTGGCGGTGGTCTGGG
The DNA window shown above is from Desulfobacterales bacterium and carries:
- a CDS encoding sugar ABC transporter substrate-binding protein, producing MDRPGFFLTFSLFLFILALIGLAGCGSDRSMEKKDTLTITVWFHTGRPEEKQVMEDQVRRFNQSRTDMVVKLVLIPEGDYNTQVQAAAAAGALPDLLDLDGPFLANYAWKGHLRPLTGFLPPELKNDLLPSIITQGTYNKELYAVGIFDSGLGLYGSRAKLIQAGVRLPTGPDDAWTIDEFDHVLAALAGQDDDSMVLDLRLDYRGEWFTYAFSPLLVSAGGDLIDRRGYQSADRVLNGDGSVFAMTRVQNWFNKKYVDPNIDAAAFTSGRVALSWCGHWEYPRYHQALGDDLVLLPLPDFGHGSRTSMGSWCWAIPRNGQHPDKAAEFLQFLLSTPEVLAMCAANGAVPATRSAVAASPLYRPEGPLHLFVQQLEKSAVPRPRTPAYPMLTSAFQQLFQDIRHGGPVREALDRAVAIIDQDIVDNQGYQPQ